In Hamadaea flava, a genomic segment contains:
- a CDS encoding glycoside hydrolase family 3 N-terminal domain-containing protein — MGLSRRHLLTAAGLSLSAAACGSNGAPAGSPTATTPGPASPTPTATGLDETALRRKVASLLVVGFRGQTVSPDDWIVKAIRGQHIGGVILFDTDQLTGQPRNITSPEQVTKLVTSLREAAPGPLIVSIDQEGGRISRLNPGNGFPASQSQAQVGAINQAAHTTAWAQGMVRSLTSVGVTMNYAPVVDLATNPNNPAIAKLGRSFSADADVVVANATEEIKVHRASKIKTSIKHFPGFGSATGNTDFDVVDVTGTWKRSDLVPFQRLIAAGTADSVLVAHLLNRQLDPDKPMSLSRKAVNDLLRGDLGWTGPVVSDDMQAKGITAKYGTDEAFTLAVQAGVDLLVYANQQVYNPRIVTEILDVAVNRVKRGDLTMAQIDAAVARVDTLRP; from the coding sequence ATGGGACTGAGCCGCCGTCACCTGCTGACCGCGGCGGGCCTGAGCTTGTCCGCCGCCGCCTGCGGCTCGAACGGCGCGCCCGCGGGATCCCCCACGGCCACCACACCCGGTCCGGCCAGCCCCACGCCGACCGCCACCGGGCTTGACGAGACCGCGCTGCGGCGTAAGGTCGCCAGCCTGCTGGTGGTCGGTTTTCGCGGCCAGACCGTCAGCCCCGACGACTGGATCGTCAAGGCGATCCGGGGGCAGCACATCGGCGGCGTCATCCTGTTCGACACCGACCAGCTGACCGGCCAGCCCCGCAACATCACCTCACCGGAACAGGTCACGAAGCTCGTGACCTCGCTGCGGGAGGCCGCGCCGGGACCGCTCATCGTCTCGATCGACCAGGAGGGCGGGCGGATCTCCCGCCTCAACCCCGGCAACGGCTTCCCCGCCAGCCAGTCGCAGGCCCAGGTCGGCGCGATCAACCAGGCCGCGCACACCACGGCCTGGGCCCAGGGAATGGTACGCAGCCTGACGTCGGTCGGCGTGACGATGAACTACGCACCCGTCGTCGACCTGGCCACGAACCCGAACAACCCCGCGATCGCCAAGCTCGGCCGCAGTTTCTCCGCCGACGCCGACGTGGTGGTCGCCAACGCCACCGAGGAGATCAAGGTCCACCGAGCGAGCAAGATCAAGACCTCGATCAAGCACTTCCCCGGGTTCGGCAGCGCGACCGGCAACACCGACTTCGACGTCGTCGACGTCACCGGCACCTGGAAACGCAGCGACCTGGTCCCGTTCCAGCGGCTCATCGCCGCCGGCACCGCCGACTCGGTGCTCGTCGCCCATCTGCTCAACCGGCAGCTCGACCCGGACAAGCCGATGTCATTGTCCCGCAAGGCGGTCAACGATCTCCTGCGCGGTGACCTCGGCTGGACCGGGCCGGTCGTCAGCGACGACATGCAGGCCAAGGGCATCACCGCCAAGTACGGCACAGACGAGGCGTTCACCCTGGCCGTCCAGGCCGGCGTCGACCTCCTCGTGTACGCCAATCAGCAGGTCTACAACCCGCGAATCGTCACCGAGATCCTCGACGTGGCGGTGAACCGGGTCAAGCGCGGCGACCTGACGATGGCGCAGATCGACGCGGCGGTGGCCCGGGTCGACACGCTGCGCCCCTGA
- a CDS encoding molybdenum cofactor biosysynthesis protein: MPEIVQLLASPVHRFEGRPQDGPVPAPAGELVAEVRLRAGLGIVGDRYFGHRAHLDAAVTVIAQDSLPPGADLTHVRRNVLLAGVAVDDLVGSILVLDSGDGPVRLRVNRPANPCAWMDVTIGPGAREQLRGRGGIRCTPLTDGVLRVGPVLVEIIAPEG; encoded by the coding sequence GGACGGCCTCAGGACGGGCCGGTCCCCGCTCCGGCCGGCGAACTGGTCGCCGAAGTACGCCTGCGCGCCGGTCTCGGCATCGTCGGTGACCGCTATTTCGGGCATCGGGCGCACCTCGACGCCGCCGTGACCGTGATCGCGCAGGACTCGCTGCCGCCCGGCGCCGACCTGACCCACGTACGCCGTAACGTCCTGCTCGCCGGGGTGGCCGTCGACGACCTGGTGGGCTCGATCCTGGTGCTGGACAGCGGTGACGGCCCGGTACGCCTCCGGGTGAACCGCCCGGCCAACCCGTGTGCCTGGATGGACGTGACGATCGGGCCGGGCGCCCGGGAGCAGTTGCGGGGCAGAGGCGGCATCCGGTGTACGCCGCTGACCGACGGCGTCCTGCGGGTCGGCCCGGTCCTCGTCGAGATCATCGCGCCGGAGGGCTGA